The Rhizobium sp. BT03 genome has a window encoding:
- a CDS encoding paraquat-inducible protein A, whose product MPSRQGNRWRRRSVHEKCRVGARFGPMSALSMIRPVLLVAAPFLLALGLILPLVRFETLYFFDRTPSLIEIVVSLWQGGDGLLAAIVALVSIVLPFLKMIGISAEAAGAGGGAGSLFYRRVVPHLSKWSMMDVLLVAIVIAAAKTTGLADAFTQPGLWCYAASSMISGLLHSLMGDASGPK is encoded by the coding sequence ATGCCAAGCCGGCAAGGCAATCGCTGGAGGAGACGGAGTGTTCATGAAAAATGTCGAGTCGGCGCGAGGTTCGGGCCTATGAGCGCGCTTTCGATGATCCGCCCCGTTCTGCTCGTCGCCGCGCCGTTCCTCCTGGCGCTCGGTCTCATCCTGCCGCTGGTCCGTTTCGAAACGCTGTATTTCTTCGATCGGACCCCGTCGCTCATCGAAATCGTCGTCTCGCTCTGGCAGGGCGGGGATGGGCTGCTGGCGGCGATCGTCGCATTGGTCTCGATCGTGCTTCCGTTTCTGAAGATGATCGGGATCTCCGCGGAAGCAGCGGGTGCCGGCGGCGGGGCCGGCAGCCTGTTTTATCGTCGCGTCGTGCCGCATCTGTCCAAGTGGTCAATGATGGACGTGCTGCTGGTCGCGATCGTCATTGCGGCGGCGAAGACAACGGGGCTGGCGGATGCCTTCACGCAGCCGGGCCTCTGGTGCTACGCGGCCTCGTCAATGATTTCGGGCCTTCTTCATTCCCTTATGGGAGATGCGTCCGGCCCGAAATAA
- a CDS encoding DUF1153 domain-containing protein encodes MTEMIRPRVKYVIGPDGSPLTIADLPPPNTRRWVIRRKAEVVAAVRGGLLSLEEACERYTLTVEEFLSWQSSINSHGLAGLRTTRIQQYRH; translated from the coding sequence ATGACCGAAATGATACGTCCCCGAGTGAAATATGTCATCGGCCCCGATGGCAGCCCCCTGACGATCGCGGATCTTCCGCCGCCCAATACGCGGCGCTGGGTGATCCGGCGGAAGGCAGAGGTTGTCGCGGCTGTTCGCGGTGGCCTGTTGAGCTTGGAAGAGGCCTGCGAGCGTTATACGCTCACGGTCGAAGAGTTCCTCTCCTGGCAATCGTCGATCAACAGCCACGGTCTCGCCGGCCTGCGCACGACGCGCATCCAGCAATATCGTCACTGA